The Kryptolebias marmoratus isolate JLee-2015 linkage group LG7, ASM164957v2, whole genome shotgun sequence region ACCTGTCCCGTCCCTgaggactgtttgtgtttgtctaaatgctgagtcagcagatTTTACAGCTCAGACTGCTGACTCATTCATCAGGAATGATGAGTCgggacttttagtttttaaaacttttatacttcTTGAATCATTTAAGTCAAATGGCTTCTGTTAGCTTCTAGCTGCAGTTTAgctaattgtagtttttagtaacagtttagtttattttaacttttagctgctgttctgttagTTTTAACGTGAATATTTCATCCTGTAACAAACTCAACCTAATCCAGGTAGatgcatcagtgtgtgtgtgtgtgtgtgtgtgttagagccGCACTTATTGGCTGAGAGGGATCCAGTTACCATAGCAACTGATCCTCTAAGCCCCGCCCACCTGCCCGGTCTGACTCCTGTGACTCACAGAAGCCTCTCCggctccctctagtggtgaAGTCTTTAAACTGCTGCAGGTTCGTCACTACGTTTAACAGAGGCTGTcatgaaccagaaccagaaccagaaccaggagcagaaccaggaacagaaccaggagcaggagcagaaccagaaccaggagcaggagcagaaccaggagcaggagcagaaccagaaccaggagcaGAAGTGTCCATCAGCTCTTCCACCTGAGGAGAATCACTGCTGGGCGGGCAGAGAAACCGGTTCTGGTTCTTTCACTAACAGACGATGGTTCTGTGGGTTCCAGGACCCAAACCGGTTCTCCTCTGATTCAGCAGCCGAAGGATGACTGTGGCTGAAATCACAAACTCCAGTCtggctttaaaacatttaatttgtggccatgaaacagaaaacatcgTTGGCACAAGCAGGAAGCGTCTCTCAGGGTTCAGAGTCTTTCaacgagctgcagctgctccacccGGACCTCCCGGGTCGGTCTGGATCACCTGATGGTGCGGTACATCAAGAAGTCCACAGTGGTGCATCGTGGGAACTTGCCGATGGAGCTTTCCTCCACCGGCGTGTACACCTTAATCTGACGCATGTGGGTGTCTCTGCCGTTCTGGTGGTTGGCCAGGACCGCGATCTGGATCATGAAGGTGCTGATCGGGTCGTTGGTCCGCTGAAAGACACAGAGTCACTTTTAACCGAGACGCAGCGGGTCCAAAAGACACCCGGGACAGAAGATCAACCCGGGACAATACTACGGTTCTGTGTGAGACACGAAGAATCAGCAGAGATGGAAAATATCAACGTTTTACTAAAACTGTCCCACAGCTCAAGTTTGGACCAAActaacagctgaagcttggaccaaactaaCAGCTGAAGATCGTTCTGTAATTTAGATTCTGTGACGTCTTATTTTTTAAgactatttattaaattttaaattattctagATTTGCTAAATCCTGATATAATCGGGATCATGGACAATGTACCTAGCTACAAGCTAACTGTATCAAAAGACAAGGTAAAAGTATCTAAAGTCAGCTGAGAGCTAAAACTTTTTTGTgaccttttaggttttagttgaccataaaaatgttgttgatgtttgtttacctgaTTCAGGAGCGAGATGTGAATCCAGCCGCTGGGCTCCACcatctccagctgctgcagggacGAGGACAGGGACGAGGACATTCAGAGAGGGGACAAAGCACCAGGAAGCTGCAGAGTCAAACACTTACCCTGATTTCCTGCAGGTTGTGGAAGTTGTTGCCCACTCTGACAGAGATCTTACTCGGGGTGTAGCTCTCGTCTGATTTATAGTCAGCGTAGATACACAACATCTTCACCgtcgtcctcctcctgcagacatTCAGCTTCAGTTCCAGCTCAGAGCAGAACCGATCAAATGAGCACACAAAGACATCACCGCTTCTTTGGAGGCGAGCAGTAACGATCCACGAACCCCTGAACTTCACGCTACCTGAACTGAATGTTGACCAGGTGAGGCTGGGATCCATCGGACTGCCAGTAGGTCTCCAGGTTGTCATCTCTCAGCTGATCCACTCCAAAACCTGCACACAGCCAGGAAGCTTTGTGTCAGAATAAGCTCGCTCCTCTGTAAGGAAACACGCCTCCTCTTCAGGTGTTTTTACCTGGTTTACAGGATGACAGGGACCACACCGCCTGGGAGCCTATTTCCCGAACTGTCCCGGTTCTCTCCAGCTGTTTCGGGTCGGCACCAGGCGGTGTCTTGCTCGGGGTGGCCATCCTgcaaccaagaaaaaaaaaaaaaaaaaaaaacctcagaggAGCACACGAGCACGGACCTCATTtaaaatttagacattttaaagctcattctaatataaataaaagtagatGGTTTCCAAAATCTATTTAGGGGTCATATACGATTTAGTAGGGCTTTGTGGTGCATTCGGCATGTCAATCACACTAATAATGGTGTTTTATTTTCGCTGACAGCTGCtaaaaagtgacaaacaaaCGAGTTAGCGACGCTGCAGCTAGCTGCTAGCATCTAAAGTTTTTCACAAGATAACCttctttaaagctaaaaaacttcatttataataaatagATTAAAACGGAACTCACGGTAAATGTTAGAAGACGCCTCCAACATAACGTGTTAAATCATGAGACGTAGCTTTGTTCCACACGGAACCGATTTAAACTCGGTTTTCCCGTCCGTCGCTGCTACCCGCCGCCGTTATTACGTCGCTGCGTCAGGTCACGTGTTCCGTGCGTGCCTCACGCTAACTTTGCAGCAGCCGGCTTCCAGGAGTGAAACAcgttgctggaaaaaaaatagtcGTGCCCCAAATAGTTGCCTCTAAACGTCGGTTCGCTTCTGTTGTTTCCAAAGGAGGGACAGGGGAGCCGAAAAGGGGTGAGTTCCGAACTTGTGCCCCAGAGTTTTGCTCcgttttgggggttttgttaCCACAGGAAGGAGCATCTGTCACAGTGTGGGGCCTAAGAGCTAACGCGGCTAACTGTTAGCGTTCCCTGGTGGCTGCAGTTAAAGACACGATCCGACATTACATTCGGTATTTTAATGTGATTGTATAACTCATCTAACCACAGACTTTGACCTCAGCCGTTTACAGACATCTTAGTTTTTCCCATGGCTTCTGATTTGGACGGAGGGCTCCAGAAAATGTGACGTTTTCTCTTTAAACGTAATGGCAGTACGCAGAACTGCGTTGGATAATCGATTAAATTACGACGTTCTTTACTATCAGCGATCATATAAACATAAAAGATCAAAACTCGTGTGTTTTGTCAACAATATGGATCAGCTGATAAATTCGGCTCAAGAATAATTGTCGTGTCTTTAAcgtatttgagagaaaacacgAATCTGGTGCAGTTTTGCCACCGCCCGTCACGTTTCGTTGTGGTTgaaaaacctgaataaatccCATAAATTcaggctgtttttttgtaaatcttgtTAAATCGTTGCCGTATTGAGCAGGTGGACATCACTGAACAGATAAAGGTCTGATCAGACCCTGATGTGacgtttttctgtttaaaaatataaattaaattaaataaagcgAACATGTGCTCATTTCTGTGATTCAGCAAACATGAGCACCAATTTTAAGGTGTTATCACAGCAGAAAGTAAGATATAATGTGATCTATTACacgtttttaataaaaaatatatattatattttactgtTCGGGCCTTACATTTAAATTAGAACCATGTTTGGTACCATAGTCACAAAATGTGTTGTTAAATTAGATTTGTAGCTGAATTTTGAGTCATAATTTTAAACCAGGATCACATTTAAAGCCTGAAAATCCAAccagaaatgagaaaaacaggCTCTGCCCAGAATAATGCACCATAAAATGCTTAATATTCAGTCTGCAGCCCGTCCTTCTGCCATCTGCTCCTGAACGTTTAGCTCAGATTAAAGCGtattaacaggaaaacaacgATACGATGttcagttttataataaatactGAGAGAATGGGAGATAACTTTGGTTGTACAAGTTGTCCAGCTCTGGAGATCAGCTGCCTAAAGGAAACAAgcctaaaatatttgtttgcattaaaataatCTGGTGATGAAGAACTATTaacatttatacacatttaATCACAAGAAACAGGTGCATTATGGGTCACCTTTTATAGGAGTTTTTGCAGGTTGTTTATGTTACGTATTCATGTATTTTCCTGCTGATGAtctcagtgtttctgttcacACAGACCGATCTGAAAACCTTCAGATTCACTCgttcttcttttagcttaacTGCCTGAAGGCGAAAATGTTTGTGCCTctctgtgtgttcgtttgtctgtagcgttagcaaaatattttatgagccaCTGAATGTGCAACTCCTTTATTGTCCTTTAAGGTcctctaactcagccagttttacagatatttagctgaaatgtgctgtggtagtagctgagagtcattgatGGATCTTGTTTTTAAGTCaaacctgtctgttagcaaaatatcttatgaagtACTGCTTAGATTCTTGTGAAGCTCttaaagtaatgattggatgtttATTTCAATCAAACGTGTCTTTAATTACTCaatttttcttctaaaattcATCCAACCATTAGAAGAGTTTCTTGTCTCAGCACTCCTTCATCGAGCTCATTTCCTCCTTTACTCACGCGGAGATAATTGTTGAAGGACGATAACGAAGCGTCTTAACGAGCGCTAATCTCAGCGGCCATTTTAAGATTTAGGACCTCTGCCTGTTTActgttgttgctgaaaagtgacGGGTCGTGGTTGGTGACCTGAGGTCTTTTACTCGTGAgtcaaaaatagattttttaaatatttctttcccaaagctttttctttccttcggcgcctcgtcttcagtaatgagggtgttgttCTGATTGGTTGTGAAGAAAGAGTCGAATCTAAAGACAAAACTCTGGATTTTCTGCTCTGTCTCTGATCCAaacctcacctgtggtcatgaggtttggatcaggactcaaagaaccagatcctggatccatcctgatcaggacgcctccctttggagatTTTTCTGTCATGTCCCACTGGTAGGAGACCTCgggacagacccagaactctggagggattctggatcctctctggtccagaggatcctccaggaggagctggaggaggtctgggtttccctcctggacctgctgcctcctcgACCCGACCACAGATGGACAGACTTTTCACAACTTCATTAAAAATCAGCAGTAGGATTCAAACCGACcaccttttttcctcctgagTAACCTCCAGCTGTTGCTCCTCAGGTGCGAGCGCCCGTCGTTCCAGCCCTCCATCATGGCGGACAAAAACACCAGGATCGCCATCGTCAACCACGACAAGTGCAAGCCTAAGAAATGCCGCCAGGAGTGCAAGAAGAGCTGCCCGGTGGTCCGTATGGGTGAGTGTGAGGACCGGGGCGGGGACCCCGACCCAGGCGGGGGTGCTCACGCTgccgtgtgtgtttgcaggtaAGCTGTGCATCGAGGTGACCTCTCAGAGTAAGATCGTCTGGATCTCAGAGTCTCTGTGCATCGGCTGCGGCATCTGCATCAAGGTAGGGTCATCGAGGAGGGCTGTGGTTCTGCGTCCGAGTCCCGGTTCTCTTCATGACGGTTTCCTGTTTGTAGAAATGTCCGTTCGGAGCGCTGTCCATCGTCAACCTTCCCAGCAACCTGGAGAAGGAAACCACACACAGATATTGTGCCAACTCCTTCAAACTGCACAGGTACGCCGCGCCTGGCTTCAGCACTGctgtcggccattttgaactCCTCAGATTTACAGAAACGTAACGTTAAAAACTGTCTTTACTGCTCAGAAATACAACTTTgaacgtttttgtttgttgtcacaAATGTTTCAGCGTTTCTTCGCATTCGTTTTGTAATCTCATATTCCCGTTAATCCCCTGTAATCTCgtgttttgtgggttttttgcGCCGCAGGCTGCCTATCCCCAGGCCCGGAGAGGTTCTGGGGCTGGTGGGGACCAACGGGATCGGGAAGTCCACGGCTCTGAAGATCCTGGCGGGAAAACAGAAACCCAACCTGGGAAAATACGACGTGAGTGTCGACCGTGGCTGCGGGGCGGATTATAATCTGGGTGGAGCTGGTGTCTGTGTAATCTGCTGGTTGTGTTCGAGTCTGATAAACTAAATAATACATCATTTTAACTCCTATTTCTGGTTAATGCTGTATCCTGAGTCTAAGTTTACTgtaaaaaggcaaatattaCAACAGATTAAGCCCGGGGCAGGTCACCCTAAATTAATATTCTGATAGTTTGGAGTTTTATTGGGATGGTGGAAGCATCTCGTATTAATGCTGAATCCAAACTAAGGTTCTCTCACTGGgtttaaaagtaattaaaagacTTTTAATCCATCCAGCTCCAGGAATAAATAATTAGTAAGAACTAAAACGAGTAAAGAAGTTGATGGAAATCCTTCTGACCCAATAATCCCACCCAGAAGACGACAAACCAGAGTGTGGAAAATATTCCCAACCAAACAAAGAGACTGGATCCAATATGAGACCCAACCTGTCAGAACCGAGTTAAACAACTTATTATTAGAAAACTGTAATATTAGTTGCATTCTAGTCATTTTAAGACTTCACACAAGGATCAGTGctgaatatatttattatagttGATAAATAAACCTCTACAACAAATATAACTGTCAGTTTATGTTGAAGATTTTGTCAGAAGTTGATTAAATTCTTGGTAAAATTTAACATTCAGGATATTTTTCCCCTCAGTTAAATTATTAGCCGCAGCTGttaagttaaacaaataaaccaactaacttaaataaattaactttaaccAGCTGAACTCCATAAAGTTGGCTTCttattctgtttctgctgcaaaTCAGAAGCTAACTTCCTTCCCTGGAGTTAGCCGAGTTTAAAGATgaagagttctggttctgatcagtCGTCAGAACCCTCCTCCCGGGTCAGCGCTCTGAAGGAGTCTTTAAACTTCCTGGTTTCAGGACCATGGGTCGGTCAGGAATGCtgtggtgttttgttgttgtgtggtTCTGGGCTCTTCTTTCCGGGTTTCTAGTTTCcttaaaaggtttaatttaaagatgCTTCGTTTTAGGAttccttttcttcagtttgacCTTTGAACCTTATCATTACCTCTTGTTTTTACGTTTTAAGtgtttattgttggttttttcTGTCCCAGAATCCTCCAGACTGGCAGGAGATCCTGACCTACTTCCGAGGTTCTGAGCTGCAGAACTACTTCACCAAAATCCTGGAGGATGACCTGCGGGCCATCGTCAAGCCGCAGTACGTGGACCAGATCCCCAAAACCGTGAAGGTGCGTGAGAGCGGCAGGCCGGACTTTCAGGGCTCCCTGGGGTCGGGGTTTGGTTGTAATTGTTGGTCTCCGCCTGCAGGGGTCAGTAGGGGCCATCCTGAGCAGGAAGGACGACACGGACACGCAGGACATCGTCTGCAATCAGCTCGGTACAAACATTTAGAAACCAAACGCTGCGCTCGTTGTTTTGAGTGACCGTCTGACGGCGGGTGGTGTTTGTGCTCAGATCTGAGTCACCTGCGGGAGAGGAACGTAGAGGATCTGTCCGGAGGGGAGCTGCAGAGGTTCGCCTGCGCCGTCGTCTGCATCCAGAGGGCCGACATGTGAGTTTACCTGCCCTCcgctctgacctttgacccgagCTCCCCGGCTGACTGACGGCCGTGTTTTCTGCCCTTCGGCTGCAGCTTCATGTTCGACGAGCCGTCCAGTTACCTGGACGTGAAACAGCGACTGAAGGCCGCCATTACCATCCGCTCGCTCATCACCCCGGACAGGTGAGGGctcgccgccgctgccgcccgCCGTCTGACGGTCCCTGTCGGTCAGACGCTTCACGCCTGCCGTTCGTTTCAGATACATCATTGTGGTGGAGCACGACCTGAGCGTGTTGGACTACCTGTCGGACTTCATCTGCTGTCTGTACGGAGTCCCGAGCGCCTACGGAGTCGTCACCATGCCCTTCAGCGTCCGAGAAGGTACCGCCCTCAGAAAGGTCactgataataaaaactaaGACTGGAGCGATGCCTTCAGGAACATGGAGGTCAGGGTAGTTTTGTCCCTAATTCCAATTAAAGTAACTTAAGATGACGCACCTGTCAGTGTCTCCCACCGATGGAAGTCCTTTAAGGTGCAGTAAGTAAAcaacaaaccttaaaaacagtTCCATGGTGACATTAAAGGCATCATTCATACAACTAAAGTGGcttaaagaccttttttttgttgtttactctTATTTATTCAGTCATGTTGGTGCTGCTGGGTTTAATTTAATGGGAAATAAAATAgattaattaatattaattagTCACACACTGAACACAGCTGACTTCCATCAACAGGGATCAACATCTTCCTGGACGGGTACGTTCCCACGGAGAACCTCAGGTTCCGTGAAGCCTCGTTGGTCTTTAAGGTGGCAGAAACAGCCaatgaggaggaggtgaagaggcTCAGGCATTATCAGGTCCgcttcttttctctttaatttccTGTGAGAAATCTTTGGgtatcccggacgagcccccaatcatttttttttaagtactcTTGAAGCCTTGTGTTCCTCTGGTTGTTCATTCTGTTTACACATTTAATACAGATTTAAAACCCGTGTAACGTGAACTCTGCTGCCTTTCAGTATCCGGACATGGCGAAGACGATGGGCGAGTTCATG contains the following coding sequences:
- the anapc10 gene encoding anaphase-promoting complex subunit 10, which codes for MATPSKTPPGADPKQLERTGTVREIGSQAVWSLSSCKPGFGVDQLRDDNLETYWQSDGSQPHLVNIQFRRRTTVKMLCIYADYKSDESYTPSKISVRVGNNFHNLQEIRQLEMVEPSGWIHISLLNQRTNDPISTFMIQIAVLANHQNGRDTHMRQIKVYTPVEESSIGKFPRCTTVDFLMYRTIR
- the abce1 gene encoding ATP-binding cassette sub-family E member 1 — encoded protein: MADKNTRIAIVNHDKCKPKKCRQECKKSCPVVRMGKLCIEVTSQSKIVWISESLCIGCGICIKKCPFGALSIVNLPSNLEKETTHRYCANSFKLHRLPIPRPGEVLGLVGTNGIGKSTALKILAGKQKPNLGKYDNPPDWQEILTYFRGSELQNYFTKILEDDLRAIVKPQYVDQIPKTVKGSVGAILSRKDDTDTQDIVCNQLDLSHLRERNVEDLSGGELQRFACAVVCIQRADIFMFDEPSSYLDVKQRLKAAITIRSLITPDRYIIVVEHDLSVLDYLSDFICCLYGVPSAYGVVTMPFSVREGINIFLDGYVPTENLRFREASLVFKVAETANEEEVKRLRHYQYPDMAKTMGEFMLDIKGGEFTDSEIMVMLGENGTGKTTFIRMLAGGLKPDGGGEVPILNVSYKPQTISPKFKGSVRALLHEKIRDAYTHPQFITDVMKPLQIESIIDQDVQNLSGGELQRVALTLCLGKPADVYLIDEPSAYLDSEQRLMAARVIKRYILHAKKTAFVVEHDFIMATYLADRVIVFDGIPSKKTSANTPQGLLAGMNRFLSLLEITFRRDPNNFRPRINKLNSIKDTEQKKSGNYFFLDD